A region of the Pseudarthrobacter phenanthrenivorans Sphe3 genome:
GTTCTCCACCGCCGACCAGAGCCGGGCTCGGTCGCTCAGTCGCCGCCTTCGGGGACGAAGACAACCCAGATTGGCGGCGGGAATCTCCCCGTGGGTTCGACGATGCTATTCGCATCATCCGCGTGGAATGGGACTCCCATCAGAACAAGTAGGAGACTTGCGGCACAAGGATAAACTTTGGCACTGTTCTCGAAACCCTAGGCTTACGAGACGTCTCATCTGCCTGAGTGTTGAGGGCTTCGGACATTGACATAGTTCGCGAGTTTCCCAGGCTCGGCGATTCTCGCAACTATGTCTCGCAAGTGATTGACTAGATACGAGTACTCACCCTTAGCCTCGATCCACCGATGAGCCTTCGGCGGGTGGCGTCGGCGTGATGGGCGCGGCGTGATCGGCTGCGGGCAGGGGTGAGTTCCGGGCGTCTCATCCCGGTTGTCCACTTCGTTCTCGGTCGTGCCGCTGGTGGCGGCGGTGGTCAGCTGGCCGCGGCCGGTGGTGGTGGTGCGTGCGTCGCGGTGAAGAGTCGGTCGAACGCGGTCTGCCAGGGCCAGGCGTCCGGCAGGTGCAGGATGATGCGGCGCGCCGTCCGTGCCAGTCGTGCCGGCACTGAGATGAGGGTGCGGCGAATCGTCGCGGTCGTTGCCCGGGCGAGCCGCCCGCCTCGGTCGGCGATGAGTCCAGCGGCGCGAGTGAGGTTGAATGCGATCACGGCGAGGACGAGCCATGCGCTGTTCGCGGTGAACACTCCCGAGGGCAGGTGAGCGAGCGGGCCCGCCTTCAGGTCGGCGTGAACTTGCTCGATGATCGCGTGCCCGCGGTGGGTCTTGTCCGCCGCGACGGTTCCCATTGTCTGCTTGTCGGTGGTGGTGAAGAACGCGTGGTGCCGGTAGCTGTCGAACAAGGTCGGCTGCTCGACCTGCTTGGGGTTCAGGTCTGGGATCCGTCGGACCACCAGTCGTCCTTCAACCCGTTCGGCGATCTTCCGGGAACGGAACGCGACGAAGGGCACCTCGGCGACCTCGGCCTTCGAGATCCACCGGCCCGTGACCTCGTCACGGATCGCGTTCGGGTACTCGATCGTCTCCCACCCGTCCTCGGGGATCGTCGCGATCGCCGTCTTCACCGCGGGGTCCATCCGAACGGTGACGGACACGTCCGCGCCGGCCTTGATCGCGGTGCCGATGGTGGCGTGGCCGTAGAACGCGGAGTCCGCCCGCAGCAACGGCCGAACACTGCTGCCCAGGTCCATGCGGCGAAGCGTGGCGAGGGTGTCGGCGACGATCCTGGCCGCGCCTTTCGGGGAACCGCTCTTCCCCTGCCGCAACCGCTGGGCGAGGATCACCGGCGCTGAGGTCGTCGTCGACGCTGTCGCGACGAGGGCGTTGAGGCCGCGGACGCCGGAGTACCCGAACGACGCTCCCTGCTTCTGGTACCCGTGGACCTCGATGATCGTGTCGTCCACGTCGACCATCACCCGCTCACCGTCCCGGATCTGCAGCAGCGGCGCGGCCGATGCGAGGTTCACCAGCGTCCGTGAGGCGACGGCATCGAGCTGGCGGACGTGCCCGAACCGGAACTCCCGCAGGAACGAGCCCAGCGTCGACGGTGCATACGTCCGATCGAACAACCGGCCCATCCCGCCATGACGCAGCAGATTCATGTCGTCGATCGAGTCCGCGCCAGCGAGCATCCCCGCGACCAGCGCCATCACCTTGCCGCCGGCGTTCGCACCCTTGTCCGTCGGGACGCTCAATCGCGACTGCGCGAGCTCATCAAGCCCCGCAGAACGGGCAAGACGGAGCATCGGGACCAGCCCCGCGACCGACACGAGATTCGGATCATCGAACACAGCCGACACGGCAACGGGAGCATGCTTGAATTGCACCTACGAGATGCCTCTCAGACTCGGGAAATAGGACCCGGAAGGTGTCAAGCCGGTTGAGACACGTCTCGTCAAGCGGTCTGTATCAGGGCCTCCTGCGAGGGCTGGTTGATCCACGCGACGGCGGGCAGCTTCGGTGGCTGTGGTCGGCGGTTCCCGAAGCGCTCGGGGTGGGCGGTGTAGGCCGCGTTCAGGGTCTGCTGCCGTTGGGCGCGGACCTCGGTCGCGGTGCCGAAGTGCACTGACGCCGGGGTGTGCAACCCGATCCCGGAGTGGCGGTGCTCATGGTTGTAGTAGCTGAAGAACCTCTCGCCGAACGCGCGGGCGTCGGCCAGCGAGCCAAACCGCTCGGGGAAGACCGGGGCGTACTTCAGCGTCTTGAACGCGGCCTCGCTGTAGGGGTTGTCGTTCGAGACGTGCGGACGGGAGTGCGAGCGTGCGACGCCAAGGTCGACCATCAACTGGGCAACCGGTTTGGAGGTCATCGAGGTGCCCCGATCGGCGTGGATCGCCTCGGGGATGCCGTGCACTCCCATCGCCTGCTCGAGCATCGTTTTGGCGATCTGGCTGTCTTCACAGGCGGCGATCGTCCAGGCCACGACGAAGCGGGAGAAGATGTCGAGCACAACGTAGAGGTCGTAATAGACCCCGCGCTCTGGGCCACGGAGCTTGGTGATGTCCCAGGACCAGACCTGCCCCGGCTTGGTGGCCACCAACTCGGGCTTGGTCCTCGCCGGGTGCGTGGCCTGGGCACGGCGCTCACCTGCAGCGCCGTGGGCGCGCAGGATCCGGTGCATCGTCGCCATCGAGCACAGGTAGGTGCCCTCGTCCAGCAGCGTCGCCCACGCCTGGGCCACCGACTTGTCAACGAACCGGTCACTGGTCAAAACACCGAGGACCTGGGCGCGTTCGTCGTCGCTGAGCGCGTTCGGCGGCGCCGGCCGCGGCCCCGGCTGCCGGGCCGGCTTGGGCGCCTTGGCCCGGTAGTGACTGCCGCGGGGTCGGCCCAGCAGGTCGCAGGCGGTCTTGACGTTGGTGTGCGAGGCGAGCTCCTCGACCAGCGGGTTAATCACCGCGGCGACCGCCTCGGCGGCTCCGCGCTCTCGGAGAGCGTCTCCAAGAGCGCGTGTGCTTTTCCCACCAGGTCCAACGCTGCGCGGGTCCGGGCCAGCTCGGCCTCGGCCTTCTCCGCCCTGGCCCGCAGTTGCTCGATCTCGCGGTCGCGCCGGTCCCTGGTGGCCGGGGCCAGCCCGGAGCGGGCGCCGGCATCGGCGGCCTTGCGCCACTCAATGATGTGCGAGGAGTACAGGCCCTCACGGCGCAGGATCGCACCACGCTCACCACGATCTGCTGCCTCGTACTCGGCCAGCAGGTTCGCCTTGTACTCCGCGGTGAAGGTGCGGCGCTTGGGCCGGTCAGCTCGAGGTCCCATACCCCCATCATCGACGCAGGAATCAGCCAGGGTCATCGTCATCGGCAGCAACTCGCTTCTCGCCCCGTGCAAGGGAAGGAACTCAGCAGATGTGTCTCACCTCAGCCTGACGCACAGGGTCACGCGGGACAGCACTGGCAAGCAGCCGCGTACAACGAGGGGAAGGGCCGGCGGGGCGGTGACCTCCGCAGCGACTCAGGGCTGACCCAGCAAACGTGGCGGCCCGGTCGCAGGCTGGGTGACGTGCTTGGCACGATTGTGTGCTCGTGCCCAACCGCTGCCGCCCACGCCGCTCCAGGCATCCAGAGAAGGTCAGAGACGTAGCGGACGGATGGGGGCGAAGACCAACGACGGGTCGGCGAGCCACTCCTCGGTCGCCATCACGTCGACGTAGAGCTCGATCTCGTGCCCATCGGGGTCGGCGATGTAGAGCGAGTGGGTGACCGTGTGGTCGCTGGCCCCCTGGATCTGCACCCCGTGCTCG
Encoded here:
- a CDS encoding IS1380 family transposase; amino-acid sequence: MQFKHAPVAVSAVFDDPNLVSVAGLVPMLRLARSAGLDELAQSRLSVPTDKGANAGGKVMALVAGMLAGADSIDDMNLLRHGGMGRLFDRTYAPSTLGSFLREFRFGHVRQLDAVASRTLVNLASAAPLLQIRDGERVMVDVDDTIIEVHGYQKQGASFGYSGVRGLNALVATASTTTSAPVILAQRLRQGKSGSPKGAARIVADTLATLRRMDLGSSVRPLLRADSAFYGHATIGTAIKAGADVSVTVRMDPAVKTAIATIPEDGWETIEYPNAIRDEVTGRWISKAEVAEVPFVAFRSRKIAERVEGRLVVRRIPDLNPKQVEQPTLFDSYRHHAFFTTTDKQTMGTVAADKTHRGHAIIEQVHADLKAGPLAHLPSGVFTANSAWLVLAVIAFNLTRAAGLIADRGGRLARATTATIRRTLISVPARLARTARRIILHLPDAWPWQTAFDRLFTATHAPPPPAAAS